TCCGCGGTGTGAACTCAATGACGAGTGAGTCAGGCGTCTAGCTCTGAGCGAACTCCGACAGTGGGCGTGGCTTTACAGAGGTCACATGCTGTCAATCATTCTCTGAAACTATCTCCGTATTTTCCCGGTGTCAGCGAGAGAaagagtttatgtgtgtgtggatatgtacGTGGACTGTTTTTGTGCATATTATTTTGcttatacttttctttttattgtcttaTTTACAGATACTTAGCTTTCgtgataaaatgtaaatttttaatttcacaatGTAGGATTCACAGTTGAGTTATTTTTAGCTCTGATTTCTGAGAAATGACGAGGGCTGTACAGGGGTGAGTGCATCTCTTTTCGAAAAACACAACAACCTCTGAGTCCTCAGCATGTGGCCTCGTACTTGCGAGTACATGAACTGTCTACTCACTGAGCATCTAGTCAGCAAAGCGATTCTGGAAAGCTCTGCGAGAGTGATTCCCAGAAAATCGTCTAAGATGAAGCCGGCAAAACCAGAgagttttgtgtttgcttttttgcgACTTTTATTCATTacaggtttttttcttctttcccgaATTCTCCCTCTTCTCTTACTAATCACAGTGTATGCGATTTTAAGGTGGTTATAGTacattgtggttttttttttgttttttttgttttttttacctttatggGGATAATGTTCTTGTCTATCAGTCTCTTGGGTGTTCTTGGAATCGGGTCAGAATACGAAAGCAAGTATTttacactgaaataaaacatatgTAATTGTTTAGGGAAAATTCGTTACGGTGGTAGCAAATGTACTGAGGACGGAATCTCCGATCTGTTGTGCGCTTGGCAGGTGCAagatctttgtgtgtgtggttctctGGCTCCTGCATGAGTTAACATTAAGGTTGGGGTTAGCTTCAGGACTTGCCCTGGAGGCTGATTAGAACACCTGATGACAAGACGATGCACGCGGGTCTTGCTGTTACCTTTTGGAAAATGAGGATCTGGTGTTTAGGGTGTCTTGGGTGTCTTGGGTTCAAATTATATCTTTACCACGccgtttgtttttatttttgttattttttcccttaaaatAACAGATTTACAGGACACCTTCATACTAGGCTGTCCACTCCTGGTTAAAGATCTGGGTTCCTTAATTCACTCTCCTACTAACCAGTAAGAGAGACAggtgcacgcatgcacacacactcacagtcataTGTGATCAAACctatgttataaataataacaaccgaacaaaacaacaaatgtaaaatacGTATATCTTATTTAGAATGGAACctagcacttttttaaaagttacaggAGTCAGCAAAGGACTGAATAAAGCTGGAATATTCTCTAAGATGACCGTCCATGTCTACAAACAAAGATATGTATCTTATGCAATATATATAGGGAAACGAGAGAACGCATAGCAATGTATCTCTGATTGTCATAAACACATgccttttgttaattttatggTGCTCGTAAATACAGTTTAACTTCGTTTTAGATGATACACTGTGGACACAAAGAGAGCCTCCAAAGAGatttgggaaaaaagttaaacacGATACAAAGAACTACATAATTTCGCAGAGATGTTTGCTAACgaagtttttaacattttcgaAAAATCTGCCCAGAAATGAAGAGTTTTCATTGACAACATCCTCTTTGATGTGCTCGCGATCTTGATGAGACTTCGCCTCCACTTCCTGCATAGTTTTCTCGAACATTTTCATCAGTTCGTTGGAGTAGTAGTTGTCGTTGTTGTTCTTCAACACCTGGCGCACCACTTTCAGCAACTGATCCCGCTGCTCAGCTCTCTCTGGCCAGGAGGCTTTGTTGTTGAAGCCCACATACCGACCGCTGGCTTCTTGCAGCACTTGCTGCAGCTTGTCTGGAGCTGATTGCACTGCTGTGGGTAGGTCGATGTCGTCTCTCTCCAAGTTGTCGGTGCCTGTGAAGACCAGAATCATGTGCTTGACGAGCTCCGGTCCAAAGATCTCCTTTAGCTCCTCATAGGCCAGACCCTCCTCATGCGTGAAGCGGTCGCCGCCTTTGAAGACCATCAGCACGGCGTGAGGTCCAGGTGTGACGGTGGCCACGCACTTCGCGATCTCCTTCTGAATATCTTCTTTTGTGCGGTGGGTGTCGCATACCCCGGGTGTGTCTGTGACCTGCAAAACGTTTCACAAGGTACATAACTGTTTATAGTGATTGTTGTAAATTATgaagtgtttttgtttcagtaatAAACTGATTTCTACACTGTAAAATAAAGAGTAAAGGCATTTGCCCAAAGACCATTTTAAAAGAGTTAAATTTACAAACACTTGGCTGACGATCATAAAGTACTTTTATGTCTCCCTTTTATGGCATCCTGCAATGAACATGGTTTAGTTGAGATGTCCTGTAATTACATACTTTCACTTTTCGCTGGCTTTGGTGAACCCCCTGTGTTGTAGTGGTAAATGAATTAGTTGGCGGTTCTCAGAAGTGTTGATTGAAATATAATCAAgtggttttgtgtgttgttttaaacAAGCTTTTTTTAGCCTTTGGATGTTTTTTCCTGACACTTTTTTAGGCTCCTTAGAGCAGAAATGTACATATATGGTGTACAAGTATTCCAGGTTTACCTCAGTgaatgtgtttacaaacattctATGTTTACCTCAATCGTCAAATCTTTAAGATCGACAAACTTCCAGTTGCACTTTTCTGTTCCGGATTTGAACCCCCTGACAGGCGGAAATAGTTCACTGCCCAAAATAGTGTTCCCAGCGGAACTCTTCCCGACTCCGGTTTTGCCGATCAGCACTAGACGCACTTTGTTCTCAGGAAAGGCAAGACTCGTTAACAGCCCTGGAAATATTGGAGACAAAAGCGCTTAGACTTAGTTATAACAAGagacacaagagagagagagagagagagagcacactCTGGCTAAACTGAACTGTTTCATTAAAATAGTtctatttattaaaaactttctCTTAAGTGAACTAATACTGCCTTATGGGCAATAATGTGTTGTGAAATTATGCATAAACTACgttttatgtgtatgtacatatatagatTACCCTCCTTCCGCCCACACACAAATTGGAATCAAAAGCCAGGCAAAGCAAAACTTCAAAATTCCAACAATGAAGACTTCATACCTTTTGATAAAGCCATTTAAAACACATAGGAAGGTCTCTAGTGGCCTGAAagttaaaacagaaatataaaaacatttttggtggtggtggtggtggtggtggtggtggtgggtggtggtggtggtggtggtggtggtggtggtggtttgtcaatgcatttatttttttcaaatacaatgGTTCTTGGAAAGTTTGATACTTTGGCACTTTGCCCAGTTAAGAACAGCTGTAAGCTATGTCTGCTTTCCATTTGATCTGTTATGCTACATACAAAGTGTCTGTCAGCCTTGTACACATATTGCACATtccatgcatacatatacacacacccacgcacgccCATACAaatccacaaaaacaaaaaaaaaaaaaaatctgcaggtGAATGTTCACACATCCTTAAACAGTTTAATTAAAGGAACAATATGGTCACCCTGTACTCTACACTTAGCGGCTCTAATAGATGACACAGACATAACAACCCCCTGGCATCGCTGTAAACAattcttacctttcttttgcTTATCAGGCCCTTGGGAGCACCTCTAGGCGAGTTGTAGATAGCTCGATGTATCGAAACACGAGTTAACTTCCATGAGACGAGACATCGAGCTGACTTGATGTGATGTTTGAAATGACCCCGATCGGCGCGAATAGTGGGCGTGTATCAACGTAGCCCCTCCCACTTTATCTGTCCTTCCTTCCCCTGAAGTTGCTTTTCTCAGAAACGAGGTCAAGTGTTCAGGAGGTCTGGTGacacgtgtgtgagagataggAGTTGTTGTGTTGCTCTTATACTGCTACACTTATACTAGTGCTCGTGTGTTCGAAGTTGTAGGCGATTTTCTGCGCATGTGCAATGGGTTACTTCCGGTTGGTACAACAAGAatgagacggagagagagagagcagttttCTAGAAAAATTGGAAAATTAAAGGCCAACTAGGGCGCAACCAAACTTCaagttaataaaatgaaaaggctGTGTcattagtttcttttaaaaatgtgttgccGTCTTTATTAATTCTTCAATCACCAAACTAAATCGTAAAGTGCGATTGTGAAGCCGCAGTCAAAAGAAAACCCTAGCCTCACATGCTAATGAGACCTTGTCTTACAgtaaacatctgtttacagggtcgACTGCTCTACCTTAGTTGTTAGCACCaaccaccccacctcaccccttCCATCGTATCAACATATAAAGCCTTCTTCTGTACCATTGTACTAAACAAGTTCACcatttctttgaagaaaattgaaagCTGCTAATTTGCTAAAGACTTGTGTCTTGCAGACGAGTCAGTGACATTAGTTCACAGGATATTATATCCTCTAGTGAGGAAAtgcagtcatttgaaaataattttgcacttaGGTTAACTTTTAAGTTACTGACTCCATTTCAAACACTATTTGTCATTCCCTCTAAAACTGTTATTGCTCAACTCactgtgcatttctttttcccTACAagaatcaagaaaataaaaaaaaataaaataaaaaaaaacggagagaaagaaagaaaaacaaagaaaagaagtgcTATGAACGTGTTTATATAAATGCCATATTTACTTAAATCGTCTATCATAATTTGCATATGAACTATTTTAGCTGTTTTCATTGTAATGCAACcattcttagaaaaaaaaaacaaaaaaaaaaaaaaacaaaacagagcaaACATCTTAGGAACACAAATAcccaattttttaatttttatttgttatttcttgaTGCACAGTGCTTTTCGGCAGATGAAGTAGatataacaatattttgcaGTTTTCTTGCATTAACAATAATGTGCAGGTAGTCGATATGATCACCTTTAGTAAGACCATAACATTCTACCAACATTGATTCA
The Pomacea canaliculata isolate SZHN2017 linkage group LG2, ASM307304v1, whole genome shotgun sequence genome window above contains:
- the LOC112557134 gene encoding GTPase IMAP family member 4-like: MALSKGLLTSLAFPENKVRLVLIGKTGVGKSSAGNTILGSELFPPVRGFKSGTEKCNWKFVDLKDLTIEVTDTPGVCDTHRTKEDIQKEIAKCVATVTPGPHAVLMVFKGGDRFTHEEGLAYEELKEIFGPELVKHMILVFTGTDNLERDDIDLPTAVQSAPDKLQQVLQEASGRYVGFNNKASWPERAEQRDQLLKVVRQVLKNNNDNYYSNELMKMFEKTMQEVEAKSHQDREHIKEDVVNENSSFLGRFFENVKNFVSKHLCEIM